The Vicia villosa cultivar HV-30 ecotype Madison, WI linkage group LG1, Vvil1.0, whole genome shotgun sequence genome includes a region encoding these proteins:
- the LOC131636846 gene encoding cyclin-dependent kinase G-2-like — MAAGRQSVLGKRESYKHDSVKEFVYCKYDDSSAKEDREEGEILVDGDEVLPPSEKRRKFSPIVWDLAEKKAKISSKDGVKHVAESLYRSPVDERSPEGKGVLSESSLNSSCVVDESEMQGWNITKSKWASDDLSPMGDDDKYTHDKRSSSLEVGGSSGSTITGSDIDDEASDSPSDSFENSDMMHVQRGFNMCQSCRTVSEFEMIKKINEGTYGVVYKAKDKMTGEIVALKKVKMEKEREGFPLSALREMNILLSLDHPSIVDVKEVVVDDDDRDDGTYMVMEHMQYDLKQLMEARNQPFSLGEIKSFMKQLLEGVKYLHDNWILHRDLKTSNILMNKEGHLKICDFGMSRQYGSPLKPYTSLVVTLWYRAPELLLGAKKYSKAIDMWSLGCIMAELFSREPLFRGKTEIEQLDKIFRTLGTPDEKIWPGFSKLPGSKANFVKQRCSMLRMKFPAASFTGLPVLSESGFDLLSKLLAYDPDKRISAEAALQHDWFQ; from the exons ATGGCGGCAGGGCGACAAAGTGTTTTGGGGAAGAGGGAATCTTACAAGCATGATTCTGTCAAGGAATTTGTGTATTGTAAGTATGATGATTCTTCTGCAAAAGAAGATAGAGAAGAAGGTGAGATCCTTGTTGATGGGGATGAAGTTTTACCACCGtcagaaaagagaagaaaattcTCTCCCATCGTTTGGGATCTGGCAGAGAAGAAGGCGAAGATCTCTTCCAAAGATGGGGTCAAGCACGTTGCTGAGTCTCTATATAGATCACCTGTTGATGAACGAAGTCCTGAAGGTAAAGGTGTTTTGAGTGAGTCTTCGCTGAATTCCTCTTGTGTTGTTGATGAAAGTGAGATGCAGGGGTGGAACATCACAAAGTCTAAATGGGCTTCTGATGATCTATCACCTATGGGTGATGATGATAAATACACGCATGATAAAAGAAGTTCAAGTTTAGAAGTTGGTGGTTCTTCAGGTAGCACAATCACTGGATCTGATATTGATGATGAGGCTAGTGATTCTCCGTCAGATTCGTTTGAAAATAGTGATATGATGCATGTGCAGAGAGGGTTTAATATGTGTCAGAGTTGCAGAACTGTGTCCGAGTTTGAAATgattaagaaaataaatgaaggaaCTTATGGTGTTGTCTATAAAGCTAAGGATAAGATGACTGGAGAAATTGTAGCATTAAAGAAGGTGAAGATGGAGAAGGAAAGAGAGGGCTTTCCATTGTCAGCCTTGAGAGAAATGAATATTCTCTTGTCTTTAGATCATCCCTCTATTGTTGATGTTAAAGAGGTAGTGGTGGATGATGATGATAGGGATGATGGTACTTATATGGTAATGGAGCATATGCAGTATGATCTCAAACAATTAATGGAGGCTAGGAACCAGCCTTTTAGTTTGGGTGAAATAAAATCTTTCATGAAGCAACTTCTCGAAGGTGTCAAGTATCTCCATGATAACTGGATTCTCCATAGAGATTTGAAGACATCTAACATTCTAATGAATAAAGAAGGGCATCTGAAAATATGTGACTTTGGAATGTCAAGGCAGTACGGGAGTCCGCTTAAGCCATATACTTCTCTTGTCGTTACATTATGGTACAG AGCCCCTGAACTTTTATTGGGCGCTAAAAAATACTCCAAAGCAATTGATATGTGGTCATTGGGCTGTATAATGGCTGAATTATTTTCCAGGGAGCCTCTTTTCAGGGGTAAAACTGAAATTGAACAACTTGATAAG ATTTTTCGAACCCTTGGTACACCCGATGAGAAGATATGGCCAGGATTTTCCAAATTGCCTGGATCTAAAGCAAATTTTGTCAAGCAACG GTGTAGTATGCTAAGGATGAAGTTTCCAGCTGCATCTTTCACTGGTTTGCCAGTTTTATCCGAGTCGGGATTTGACTTGTTGAGTAAGCTCCTAGCTTATGACCCTGACAAG AGAATATCTGCTGAGGCTGCTCTGCAACATGATTGGTTTCAATGA